A single window of Anopheles moucheti chromosome 2, idAnoMoucSN_F20_07, whole genome shotgun sequence DNA harbors:
- the LOC128298969 gene encoding uncharacterized protein LOC128298969, protein MNHQTILVDSQQKCYEMCSEPVHFPLIIGNETFVLTMQDQRNIVDRRNWFLSRSSSALAAAPLGGENGPTNLYPLKGQILLELQANGAAFQMDTLPSQLIQGGQAKQFTFHYEKQTDTEDLSYYQNYDRLKQGEMVIKHVHYYVESAVKSKATNTETTMETDEITDIEDITM, encoded by the exons atgaatCACCAAACCATACTAGTGGATTCTCAACAAAAATGTTATGAAATGTGTTCCGAACCAGTGCACT TTCCATTAATAATCGGCAATGAAACATTCGTCCTCACCATGCAAGATCAACGCAATATTGTTGATCGACGAAACTGGTTTTTGTCGCGCTCTTCAAGTGCTCTGGCGGCAGCCCCATTGGGAGGAGAGAATGGTCCAACAAACCTTTACCCTCTGAAAGGACAAATATTGCTGGAATTGCAAGCTAATGGTGCAGCCTTCCAAATGGATACATTGCCATCTCAGCTTATACAAGGCGGGCAAGCAAAACAGTTTACCTTCCACTATGAGAAACAAACCGACACCGAAGATTTGTCATACTACCAGAACTACGATCGTCTGAAGCAAGGGGAAATGGTAATAAAACACGTGCACTATTATGTGGAATCTGCCGTTAAAAGTAAGGCCACAAACACGGAGACAACAATGGAAACAGACGAAATAACCGACATTGAAGATATTACGATGTAG
- the LOC128299395 gene encoding zinc finger protein 419-like yields the protein MNSIMNRGRCVACHIEEPGMIAIYQHPRGVDRLWTYVTGIIVKAKDQLCIPCYDELRIAHRFKEKCIHNNINRLGLGLPRRTATHNSQQDTPTSDESITVPRMTPEPLMTARLGESSHVPVEECRPIQPRTEHPPSRHEFVIKSESPPEQDDIQHQPTLGPDVPQLDCVSLLNDSIGTTNQSGHDPTVPSIDVVKMELELSLDDIGLRESLSGDSANEDSDEGHDSKAEEMTDPPTGSGSVLPQCAQCGQTFHTRTALKQHQQLEHKKIRRDNTNAVKYRRVLSGKINALMCRYCYREFSEPEAKAAHENTHLSDPKPFQCSYADCNRFFQHRSALNRHFYTHVTPKRFKCSVCPKRFHQQSSMVVHERLHRGDKPHICPQCGKGFTHVSNVKRHIRFHNGEKPYQCGKCPARFTTSTDLRRHMNSRRCMMMWSLKASK from the exons ATGAATTCCATCATGAATCGTGGTCGTTGCGTGGCGTGTCACATCGAGGAACCCGGCATGATAGCGATCTACCAACATCCACGGGGCGTCGATCGTCTGTGGACATACGTGACCGGAATTATC GTAAAAGCCAAAGATCAACTCTGCATACCGTGTTACGATGAGCTGCGGATAGCACACAGATTCAAGGAAAAGTGTATCCACAACAACATTAACCGTTTGGGCTTGGGCCTTCCGCGAAGAACGGCAACACACAACAGTCAACAGGATACACCGACCAGTGACGAATCGATTACCGTTCCTCGAATGACTCCGGAACCGCTCATGACGGCACGACTGGGAGAGAGTAGCCATGTTCCGGTGGAAGAATGCCGGCCGATACAACCCCGAACGGAACATCCACCCAGCAGGCATGAGTTTGTGATCAAATCCGAATCCCCACCGGAACAGGACGACATTCAACATCAACCGACGCTAGGGCCCGATGTTCCGCAGCTGGATTGTGTTTCGTTGCTTAACGATAGTATTGGCACAACGAACCAAAGTGGCCACGACCCGACAGTGCCGTCAATTGATGTGGTGAAAATGGAGCTGGAACTATCATTGGACGATATTGGGCTGAGAGAATCCCTCTCCGGGGACAGTGCAAATGAAGACTCGGACGAAGGGCACGACAGTAAAGCAGAAGAAATGACGGATCCACCCACCGGCTCCGGGTCGGTGCTACCACAGTGTGCCCAATGCGGTCAAACGTTCCACACACGAACGGCATTGAAACAGCACCAGCAGTTGGAACACAAGAAAATACGCCGAGACAACACGAACGCGGTCAAGTATCGGCGTGTGCTTTCGGGCAAGATTAATGCACTGATGTGCCGGTACTGCTATCGCGAGTTCAGCGAACCGGAGGCAAAAGCAGCCCACGAGAATACGCATCTGAGCGATCCGAAACCATTCCAGTGTTCGTATGCCGATTGTAACCGCTTTTTCCAGCACCGATCCGCACTGAATCGACACTTTTACACGCACGTTACGCCGAAACGGTTCAAGTGCAGTGTCTGCCCGAAACGGTTCCATCAGCAAAGCTCGATGGTGGTCCACGAACGGTTGCACCGGGGCGATAAGCCCCACATCTGTCCGCAGTGTGGCAAGGGCTTTACGCACGTGTCGAACGTGAAGCGACACATTCGGTTTCACAATGGTGAAAAACCGTACCAGTGCGGCAAGTGTCCGGCACGGttcaccaccagcaccgatCTGCGCCGGCACATGAACAGCCGCCGGTGCATGATGATGTGGTCGCTGAAAGCGTCCAAATAG
- the LOC128299392 gene encoding putative ammonium transporter 2, which produces MANVTTMGTAAAGASTTQSPGAFQSLARNNSYVIPGLYDLNVEDTNWVLTSSFIIFTMQTGFGMLESGCVSVKNEVNIMMKNIIDIVLGGFTYWLFGYAMAFGRGELNNPFVALGDFLIDPGVSDPLFGPIFAAFLFQLSFSTTATTIVSGAMAERCNFKAYCIFSFFNTIVYCIPAGWVWGEHGFLKNLGVVDIAGSGPVHLIGGASAFASAAILGPRLGRYAKGTDPLPLGNPVNACMGLFVLWWGWLAFNSGSTYGVSGAKWAYAARAAVMTMMGSFGGGSFSIVYSMINNDGRMDVVDLINGILASLVSVTAGCYLYHAWEAILIGAIGSALCCFGMPLFDRMGVDDPVGASSVHGIAGIWGVLAVGFFADNPLRMDTTSGRSGLFKGGGWYMLGVQSLSALCLACWGVCSTFVLLWLINKVVPIRMDPNEELLGADLMEHRIRHTQIGISRALSALAPIQLDLDDVIDAPPIGRNPGHDRCVDEIQAASQKLQQWREAMDKFADRAETGTMKLKPSGSRLRTKSFLGRAHANGKDNAGYDREGGTVAAKMSGAEGAEGKEVHQLSVIGSERSYQVGSTDRNTDRNFAWID; this is translated from the exons ATGGCCAACGTCACAACGATGGGGACGGCGGCAGCGGGTGCATCAACCACACAGAGCCCGGGTGCATTTCAATCGTTGGCACGCAACAACAGCTACGTCATACCGGGCCTGTACGATTTGAACGTGGAGGACACGAACTGGGTCCTCACGTCATCGTTCATCATCTTCACCATGCAGACCGGGTTCGGGATGCTCGAGTCCGGTTGCGTCTCGGTGAAGAACGAGGTCAACATCATGATGAAGAACATCATCGACATTGTGCTGGGCGGGTTCACGTACTGGCTGTTCGGGTACGCGATGGCCTTTGGACGAGGCGAGCTGAACAATCCGTTCGTTGCGCTCGGTGACTTTCTCATCGATCCCGGTGTTAGTGATCCACTGTTCGGGCCGATCTTTGCGGCGTTCCTGTTTCAGCTGTCCTTCTCCACGACAGCCACCACGATCGTCAGTGGTGCAATGGCGGAAAG GTGTAACTTCAAAGCGTACTGCATCTTCTCCTTTTTCAACACGATCGTCTACTGCATACCGGCCGGTTGGGTTTGGGGTGAACATGGGTTCCTCAAGAACCTGGGTGTCGTGGATATAGCGGGCAGTGGACCGGTACATCTGATCGGCGGAGCATCGGCATTCGCTTCGGCCGCAATACTTGGACCACGGTTGGGTCGATACGCGAAGGGTACCGATCCGTTACCGCTCGGCAATCCGGTAAACGCATGCATGGGTCTGTTCGTCCTGTGGTGGGGCTGGTTGGCGTTCAACTCGGGCAGTACGTATGGAGTCAGTGGTGCGAAATGGGCGTATGCGGCCCGTGCCGCTGTGATGACAATGATGGGCTCGTTTGGTGGTGGAAGCTTTAGCATCGT TTATTCCATGATAAACAACGACGGACGCATGGATGTGGTAGATCTGATCAATGGCATTCTGGCCTCACTCGTGTCAGTTACGGCCGGATGCTATCTCTACCACGCGTGGGAAGCGATCCTGATCGGTGCGATCGGTTCCGCATTGTGTTGCTTCGGAATGCCACTGTTCGATCGGATGGGTGTCGATGATCCTGTTGGAGCTAGTTCCGTTCATGGAATTGCCGGGATTTGGG GAGTGCTAGCGGTGGGCTTCTTTGCGGACAATCCACTACGCATGGACACCACCAGTGGACGATCGGGACTGTTCAAGGGTGGCGGTTGGTATATGCTAGGTGTCCAATCGCTTTCCGCACTCTGTCTCGCCTGTTGGGGCGTCTGTTCTACGTTCGTGCTGCTGTGGCTGATCAACAAGGTCGTTCCAATCCGGATGGACCCGAACGAGGAACTACTCGGCGCTGATCTGATGGAACACCGGATACGTCACACGCAGATTGGCATTTCGCGAGCACTCTCCGCACTTGCCCCAATCCAGCTCGATCTGGATGATGTGATCGATGCTCCACCGATCGGACGTAATCCTGGCCATGATCGATGTGTGGACGAAATCCAAGCCGCCAGCCAGAAGCTTCAGCAGTGGAGGGAGGCGATGGATAAGTTTGCCGACCGGGCAGAAACGGGAACAATGAAATTAAAGCCAAGCGGATCGCGCCTTCGCACCAAGAGCTTTCTGGGTAGGGCGCACGCAAACGGTAAGGATAATGCTGGATACGATCGAGAGGGGGGTACCGTTGCAGCGAAGATGAGTGGCGCAGAAGGAGCAGAAGGCAAAGAAGTGCACCAACTGTCCGTGATTGGAAGTGAGCGAAGCTACCAAGTAGGTTCTACCGATCGGAACACCGATCGTAACTTTGCTTGGATCGATTAA
- the LOC128298026 gene encoding TP53-regulated inhibitor of apoptosis 1-like, with product MNSIGENCTQLKKDYDNCFNNWFSDRFLKGDTDDSFCAPLFKVYQQCVKEAMKQHHIEFKEIENDYLGTKDEEKKPPPKDS from the exons ATGAACAGCATCGGGGAGAACTGTACTCAACTAAAAAAGGATTACGATAACTGCTTCAACAATTGGTTTTCGGACCGATTTCTGAAAGGCGATACGGATGATTCGTTTTGTGCTCCACTGTTCAAAGTTTATCAGCAGTGTGTGAAG GAAGCCATGAAGCAACACCACATCGAATTTAAGGAAATCGAAAACGATTACCTTGGTACAAAGGATGAGGAAAAGAAACCACCACCGAAGGACAGTTGA
- the LOC128297020 gene encoding complement component 1 Q subcomponent-binding protein, mitochondrial, which translates to MFRNVRLLRWAVGKSCTTAKPTTTIGASCQWNAGIVAQPCSGIATCAIKPVSAMPGASINQHSAIFSIASRKIHTKGERELVEFLAEEIVAEKKASTSATIPTSLNGFAITANRAEVELTKSSEREKVTISFNVNHTVDMEGEEAEATENKPEFSAMKSRPQFEVDIVRGGTTLSFTCSYLPGEAQEGEYNDVFGIDEVTIYQGEWNDKVYAVAGDVLDGYLYDLLMNFLEEKGISNEFAEKMSEFASSYEHAKYVELLEAISKFTVEKK; encoded by the exons ATGTTCCGCAACGTTCGTTTACTGCGTTGGGCTGTTGGTAAAAGCTGTACCACCGCCAAACCAACCACGACCATCGGTGCATCGTGCCAGTGGAACGCCGGTATCGTTGCACAACCATGCAGCGGTATTGCAACATGTGCTATCAAGCCAGTATCGGCGATGCCGGGCGCGAGTATTAACCAGCATAGCGCCATCTTCTCAATTGCCAGCCGAAAGATACATACCAAAG GCGAGCGGGAACTGGTGGAGTTTCTGGCGGAAGAGATCGTGGCAGAGAAAAAGGCCAGCACAAGCGCAACCATTCCGACGTCCCTGAATGGGTTCGCCATCACAGCCAACAGGGCCGAAGTGGAGCTAACGAAATCGTCCGAACGCGAAAA GGTCACGATTTCCTTCAACGTGAACCACACGGTAGATATGGAAGGTGAGGAAGCGGAAGCAACGGAAAACAAGCCAGAATTTTCCGCTATGAAAAGCCGTCCCCAGTTTGAGGTGGATATTGTGCGGGGAGGAACTACACTGTCGTTCACGTGCTCCTATCTGCCCGGTGAGGCACAGGAAGGAGAGTACA ATGATGTGTTCGGCATCGATGAAGTAACCATTTACCAGGGTGAATGGAACGACAAGGTTTACGCAGTAGCTGGTGATGTTCTTGATGGG TACCTTTACGATCTGTTGATGAATTTCCTCGAGGAGAAGGGCATTAGCAACGAGTTCGCCGAGAAAATGTCGGAATTTGCGAGTTCATACGAACACGCGAAGTACGTGGAGTTGCTCGAAGCCATCTCGAAATTTACCGTAGAGAAGAAATAA